The Candidatus Aminicenantes bacterium DNA window TGGCGCTCATTCCTGATCAATACGGGATCAAGCCGCTTGGATATGTCGTGCGCGGCAATGGAAATTTTGCTTCAGGCGCTGAAAAAGCGGAGCGCTTGGCTTTACTGGATATGCTGCTGGCCGCCGGGGCGGATATTGAGGAAGCAGATTATTATGGGTATGGGTTGTCCGTCATCTTTTTTGCTAATGGGCGTTTCGCCCCGGATATGGTCGAAGCCCTGCTGGCCCGGGGCGCGCAGGTGAACCGCAAATCCCTGACCGCCTATCCCGACAGTTTCTGTGACAATGATTTTACTTTGCCGGCAGGCTCGACGCCGCTGGATAAATATCAAGCCTTGCTGGAAGTCGTGCCCGCGGATGATGATTTTAAACCGTTCAGAGAAAGCATCGTCGGCATGATCGGGGTCCTGAAAAAACACGGTGCCCACAATGGAGCCTGGGCGACGCGACCGCAACCGTAAAAAACTACCTGAAGCGGAAAAACATTTTGCCCAGGCGCCGCAGTTCGTCTTTTTTCACGATCTGCAAGGCTATAAGCGCGGCGCCGAACGCGCCCAGCATCGCCAATTTAATTAAAACGCTCAGGCCGCCGTGATAGTATAGGTAGTAATAAATGGCTCCGCTGATGAAAATCGCAGCCAGGATTTTGAATATTTTTCCATATTCGTAAGGGATAGGATAGAATTTCTGGGCGAAATAGAAAATCCCGGCCGCCATCACCAGGTAGCTGGCCAGGGTGGCCAGCGCCGCGCCGACGATGCCCAAGGCGGGGATCAGCAGCAGGTTGGCCGCCACGTTGACCACGGCGCCGGCGCCGGTGATGTACGGAAAATACTTCGTCTTTTCCTCGATGTACAACCCGGCCTGGAGGTTGACGTAGATGCCGTTGAACAGGTAGGCCAGCAGAATGATCGGCACCACGACCAGGCCGGGCAGGAAATGCTTTTCGATGAGCGTGCTCCCGGGGCCGATCCTGAGCCGGGCCAGGTTCTCGATTGACAGGGAGATGACGATCCACAGCAGGCTCGCCGTCAGCACGAACAGCGTCATCACTTTGGCGAAGATTTCCCTGGCATTTTTCTCCCTGGCGTTGTTAAGAAAAAAAGGTTGCCAGGCGTACTGGAACATCGAGACGACCAGCATCATGAAAATGCCGAGCTTATAGCCCGTCTGATATAAGCCGAGCGTGTCGGCGTTGGTCATGGCCAGGACCACCGGGCGGTCGATGACCTGGACCATGGTCGCGGCCAGGCTGGCCGGCAGGTAGGGGAGTCCGAAGCGCAGCATCCGTTTCAGCTCGACGCCGTCGATGCGGATGCGCAGCCGCTTGACTATTTCCGGCGCGACCAGGAGCAGGGTGACGGCTGAAGCGGCCAGGTTGGCGGCGAAGATGGCCTCGATGCCCCAATGGAATTTAATGAAGAAGAGCAGGTTGAGCCCGAGGTTGATCAGGATGTTGGCCAGCTTCAAGGCGGCGAATTTCCCGGCTTTGCGCTCCAGGCGCAGGTTTGCGAAGGGAACGAGGGCCAGGGTGTCGAAGAGCAGGATCAGGATGACATAGTAGATCAAGCGCGAGTAGCGGGCCGGAACGGCCATCAGCTGGCCGAAGGGAATGCGCAGCAGCAAAAGCAGCGAGGTCAGGGCCAGGGTCGACAGGCAGACGAAAACATAGGCGGTGGAAAATACTTTTTTCTTCTCCTCCGCACCGGCCAGCGAACTGTACTTCATGAAGGCCGCGTCCATGCCGTAAATATAGAAGATGTTCAGGAAGGCCAGGTAGGCGTAGATGTTGGTATAGATGCCCATGTCGGCGCGGGAGATGAAATGGGTGTAGAAGGGGACGAGCAGGAAATTGAGGAAGCGGCCGACGATGGTCGAGATGCCGTAGATCGCCGTATCCTTTCCCAACTCCTTTATCTTTTTAAGCATTAAAAAATGTCTCCCTGCCAGAGCATGGCACAGAATTGCTGCCAGGGAATAATTTGGATGCTATTTTGGAGTTTCCTAGGGAAAGGGTCCCGGGAAACAATAAAATACTGGCGGCATTTTGCTTCCTGGCTGAACAGATGCAGCCCTTTGGTCCGCTCTCCCGCGTGGTCGGAAGATTTGATTTCGATTGCCGCCTCTCCGTCGCCAATGATCAAATCGACTTCAGCGCCGTTGGTCGTCCGCCAGAATGACAGTTCCAGATTTTTTTGGCTGTAATGGTTGTAAGCCCAGCACTCCTGCAGGATGAAATGCTCAAAAGCCCTGCCGTATTCATTCGTCCCCGGAGTAAGCGAACGGTAGTTCAAGAGACCGCTGACAATGCCGACATCGAAAAAATAAAACTTGGCTGTATCGATCAGTCGTCGTTTTTTAGATTGTTTCCAGGGGAGCAGCCGTTTGCCGAGCAGTGTGTCTTCAAGGATCTGATAATATTCGCGGATAATTTTTGCCGAAACACCCGCTTCACGGGCGGCGTTGGAATAGTTAAGCAGCATGCCGTTGGTCAAGGCCGCGGATTTCAGGAATAGGCTGAAGGCGGGCAGGTTACGGGTCAGTGCTTCAGCTTGGATTTCCTCTTTCAGATAGTCGTTGATGTAAGCTTGCAGGTCCATATGGAAATCGGAAGACAAATAATGGGCAGGGATAAACCCTGAACATAGCGCCTTGGACAAATCCAATTGGTTGCCGATTTCCTTGCTTACCAGTGGGAACAGCTCATAGCGCCAAGCGCGGCCTCCCAAAAGACCTGTGTTGCTGCGTTTCAGTTTGCGGGCGCTCGAACCGGAAAGGAGGAATTGATAGCGTTTGTTTTCGATGAGCCAGTGGATTTCGTCCATCAGGTGCGGAATTTTTTGCACCTCGTCGATGACGATTGTTTTTTTCGTTTGGGCGGCGATCATTTGCCGTAGTTCTTTGGGGTTTTGGCTCAGCCGTAAAAAGAGATCGAAGTCGAGCAGGTCAATCCAAAAAGCGTTGGCGAATTGCCGGCGTAGAAGTGTGGTTTTACCGGTTTTTCGCGCGCCCCATAGAAAAGCGGACTGTCCAACCGGCAGGTTGATGTTTAGAACTCTAGGCAGGAATTTCTTACTATTCATAATCCAATAATATGATAATCTGCCCGACAAGTCAAATTATCTGTGATAATCCGCCCGACAAGTCAAATTATCCGCGATAAGCAGGACAACCGGCTGTCGAAATTTCACTGGATAAAACTGCGGGAAATAGCCGTAAAAATACCATTCAGGATTTTCAAAAGCGTTTATAGGGATAACCTTGATAAAGAAGTTTATTGACATTCCCAGGGTGAGCAATTAAAATCGAATCATGGATTGGAAGCGATCTTTACCCGGTGATCTTTTCTATGTATCCCAAAATGGATTGGTGATTCCCCGTTACATTTCAAAACCTTTGTTTTCATTTACATTATTTACATTCATTTTCTTAATGTTTGCTGTTCTAACATTAGTGATTCCCTTAGGACACGGTGATTCGATACTCTTTATTCCCGAAAGCCACCATTCTCAATTTCAATTTGTACGTGACGTGACTGCAATAGATTCCCTTGTTATTGTCTACATGTCTAGTAGTTCAGAAATTTGGATCAGTAGTGAACGGATCGATAATCCTGATTTGCTTACACTTTCGGATGAACTATCTCGTCAGTTTCTAAAAAAGAAGGATTGGATTAAAAAATTGAAGGTATCTTTTTAAACGAAAAAATATTTCTTATATGCGGGATTTATTGGCAACAACAAAAAATTATTTTTGCACATTGATTGTAGTACCCCATGGGGAAAGGTGGTTGATTTGTTGAAGGCGGCTCAGGCGGCGGGTGTCCGCGATGCCTGCTTCCTGACCGAGGAAGCTTATGACCCGAGTGAATCCAAGGCTGCGTCTTAGCAGTGAATATTGGTGGAATGGTGTTGCGATAAGGTAGGGGCAGGCCCTTTAGCACAAATCATCCGCCGACTTTGGCGGATTTGATTTGTCTGTCTCCGAAGGGGGGTCCGCTACAATTTTTCCAAACATTCGGCCGGGTCTTCCTTGACCTTTGGCGCATTTGACATTTAATTGGAGATAAATTAACATCAATTTGACAAATATATGGAGATATTATGAAAAGAGATAATTATCAGGATTTGCTGATGTGGAAAAATCAAACCAATAGAAAACCCTTATTGGTCCAGGGAGCTCGCCAGGTTGGCAAAACCTATCTCGTGAAGGAATTTGCCAGGAAAGAATATAAGGATTTCGCCTATTTTAATTTTGAAGAGACACCGCAACTGGCTTCCATATTTGAATCTTCCCTGGAGCCCCAAGTTCTATTGGAGTTATTGAGTGCATTTTGGGGCCGCAAAATTCAAAAAGATCATACCCTGATATTTTTTGATGAAATTCAGGAATGCCCTCGAGCCTTGACCAGCCTGAAATATTTTTCCGAGCAAGCTCCTGAATACTCAGTTATTTCTGCCGGGTCTTTATTGGGGGTGGCAATTGGAAAAACATCCAGTTTCCCTGTTGGAAAAGTCAATTTCCTTACCTTATATCCCATGAGCTTTTTTGAATATTTGGCTGCCATGGGCGAAGAGTCCCTGTTGGAATTATTATTAAGAAAAAAGGATTACAACTCTTTGGCGGAAGCATTTCATGACAAGCTATTGAGACATTTAAGGTACTACTTGTATGTCGGCGGTATGCCGGAAGTAATTGCCGCCTATTCATCCAGTCGTGATATTGCGGTTGCCCGCTCCATACAACGGGAAATACTAAACGCCTTTGAACGGGATTTCTCCAAGCATACCTCTACAGCGGAAGCCATAAAAAACTCTGAGGTCTGGCGGTCCATCCCCAGACAATTGGCCAAGGAAAACAAAAAATTTATTTATGGGGACGTGAAAAAGGGCGCCCGGTCATCGCGCTATGAATCGGCTGCGGAATGGCTTCGAAAAGCCGGTTTGATTCATTTATCCTATCATTTGGAAACGCCCAAACAACCCCTGTCTGGCTACGCCGAAAATGACAAGTTCAAAATATATTTGCTGGATCCGGGTTTATTGGGAGCAATGCTGAATATTCCCTCGCGGATGATTGTTGAAGGAGACAGGCTTTTTTCGGAATATTACGGAGCGTTTGTCGAAAATTATGTAGCCAATGAACTTACGCGCTTGAATATTGTCGACCGACTTTATTACTGGACCAGCAAAAGTGATGCGGAAGTCGATTTTATTATTTCTCGAGCGGATGGTATTTTTCCTCTGGAGGTAAAAAGTGGACAAAGCCGGCATGCCAAAAGCCTCCGGGTGTACTCACAAAAATATTCACCACCCCATATCTATCGAACCTCCACAAGAAATTTTACCAAAGATAATGACTTTATTCATTTACCCCTCTATGCCGTTGCTCTCATTGGCAACCTTTAATTTACCGATCAAGCTCTAATTAAAGGTATGTCCCCGGAAGGAGGGTCATCGCCATTATCTTTTGACAATCAGGTTAAAATCGGGTATAAAGCAATTTCAGCTCGCCAAAATCACTGTAGATTGTTTTGGGAAAAATTGCAGAGATTTAAAGATTGCCAGGAGGGGAGATGAAAGAAAAATTCGCCAGCCACGTATTCGACCTGGAGAAGATGAAGCAGGCTTTGCCGCCTACGGTATTCAAAAAACTGTTACGCACGGTGGACCAGAAAAAGTCGCTCGATGCCGAAGTGGCCGATTCCCTGGCCCGCGCCATCAAGCAATGGGCCGAGGCCATGGGCGTCACCCATTTCACCCACTGGTTCATGCCTTTGACCGGGCTGACCGCCGGCAAGCAGAACACCTTCCTGGAATGGGATGACAACCGCAAGATCATTTCGCATTTTTCCGGACGCGACCTGGTCAAGGGGGAGCCCGACGCCTCGTCGTTTCCTCACGGCGGCATGCGCTCGACTTTTGAAGCCCGCGGTTACACGGCCTGGGATCCCTGTTCCCCTGTTTTCGTGGTCAAAAACCGCAAGAATTGCGTCCTCTTCATTCCCTCGGTTTTTTACGGCTACAACGGTTGTGTGCTGGATAAAAAAACTCCGTTGCTGCGGTCATTGCGGCTGATCAATGACATCGCGCTTAAAATTCTGGCCAAATTCAACCAGCGGGCAAGCTGGGTGAAAAACATGGTCGGCGCCGAGCAGGAGTTTTTCCTGGTCCATGAAAAGGACTTTCAGAAACGGCCCGACCTGAAAACCGTAGGCCGGCTGATCTTCGGCGCGCGCCCGCCCCGCGGACAGCAGATGGGCGACCACTATTTCGGCGCCATCCCCGAAGCGGTGCTGAACTTTCTTGCCGATGTGGAGGAGGAGGCTCTGAAGCTGGGCATCCCGGTGAAGACGCGGCACAATGAGGTGGCCCCCAACCAGTTTGAAATCGCTCCGCTGTACGAGGAAGCCAATATCGCCGCCGATCATAACCAGCTGCTGATGGACCTGCTGACCCGGATTGCCCGTAACCACGGCATGGTTTGCCTGCTCCATGAGAAACCTT harbors:
- a CDS encoding polysaccharide biosynthesis C-terminal domain-containing protein, which codes for MLKKIKELGKDTAIYGISTIVGRFLNFLLVPFYTHFISRADMGIYTNIYAYLAFLNIFYIYGMDAAFMKYSSLAGAEEKKKVFSTAYVFVCLSTLALTSLLLLLRIPFGQLMAVPARYSRLIYYVILILLFDTLALVPFANLRLERKAGKFAALKLANILINLGLNLLFFIKFHWGIEAIFAANLAASAVTLLLVAPEIVKRLRIRIDGVELKRMLRFGLPYLPASLAATMVQVIDRPVVLAMTNADTLGLYQTGYKLGIFMMLVVSMFQYAWQPFFLNNAREKNAREIFAKVMTLFVLTASLLWIVISLSIENLARLRIGPGSTLIEKHFLPGLVVVPIILLAYLFNGIYVNLQAGLYIEEKTKYFPYITGAGAVVNVAANLLLIPALGIVGAALATLASYLVMAAGIFYFAQKFYPIPYEYGKIFKILAAIFISGAIYYYLYYHGGLSVLIKLAMLGAFGAALIALQIVKKDELRRLGKMFFRFR
- a CDS encoding AAA family ATPase, which produces MNSKKFLPRVLNINLPVGQSAFLWGARKTGKTTLLRRQFANAFWIDLLDFDLFLRLSQNPKELRQMIAAQTKKTIVIDEVQKIPHLMDEIHWLIENKRYQFLLSGSSARKLKRSNTGLLGGRAWRYELFPLVSKEIGNQLDLSKALCSGFIPAHYLSSDFHMDLQAYINDYLKEEIQAEALTRNLPAFSLFLKSAALTNGMLLNYSNAAREAGVSAKIIREYYQILEDTLLGKRLLPWKQSKKRRLIDTAKFYFFDVGIVSGLLNYRSLTPGTNEYGRAFEHFILQECWAYNHYSQKNLELSFWRTTNGAEVDLIIGDGEAAIEIKSSDHAGERTKGLHLFSQEAKCRQYFIVSRDPFPRKLQNSIQIIPWQQFCAMLWQGDIF
- a CDS encoding ATP-binding protein; amino-acid sequence: MKRDNYQDLLMWKNQTNRKPLLVQGARQVGKTYLVKEFARKEYKDFAYFNFEETPQLASIFESSLEPQVLLELLSAFWGRKIQKDHTLIFFDEIQECPRALTSLKYFSEQAPEYSVISAGSLLGVAIGKTSSFPVGKVNFLTLYPMSFFEYLAAMGEESLLELLLRKKDYNSLAEAFHDKLLRHLRYYLYVGGMPEVIAAYSSSRDIAVARSIQREILNAFERDFSKHTSTAEAIKNSEVWRSIPRQLAKENKKFIYGDVKKGARSSRYESAAEWLRKAGLIHLSYHLETPKQPLSGYAENDKFKIYLLDPGLLGAMLNIPSRMIVEGDRLFSEYYGAFVENYVANELTRLNIVDRLYYWTSKSDAEVDFIISRADGIFPLEVKSGQSRHAKSLRVYSQKYSPPHIYRTSTRNFTKDNDFIHLPLYAVALIGNL
- a CDS encoding glutamine synthetase III, with protein sequence MKEKFASHVFDLEKMKQALPPTVFKKLLRTVDQKKSLDAEVADSLARAIKQWAEAMGVTHFTHWFMPLTGLTAGKQNTFLEWDDNRKIISHFSGRDLVKGEPDASSFPHGGMRSTFEARGYTAWDPCSPVFVVKNRKNCVLFIPSVFYGYNGCVLDKKTPLLRSLRLINDIALKILAKFNQRASWVKNMVGAEQEFFLVHEKDFQKRPDLKTVGRLIFGARPPRGQQMGDHYFGAIPEAVLNFLADVEEEALKLGIPVKTRHNEVAPNQFEIAPLYEEANIAADHNQLLMDLLTRIARNHGMVCLLHEKPFVCFNGSGKHINWSLMDNQGRNLFAPGDTKNSRLVFLCFLSGFICGMNRFHDLGFPGQRTALGRS